In a single window of the Raphanus sativus cultivar WK10039 chromosome 9, ASM80110v3, whole genome shotgun sequence genome:
- the LOC108839071 gene encoding GDSL esterase/lipase At2g19050-like, protein MAGVVFKELLWVITAMTLTMVEEARAQLVPCYFVFGDSVFDNGNNNDLNTTVKVNYSPYGIDFARGPTGRFSNGRNIPDFIAELMGFSDYIPPFAGASPEQAHTGINYASGAAGILEETSYHMGDRISFEKQIENHQKIIMAASVPSEKLEKCLYTINIGSNDYLNNYCMQGDKYNSSRTFTYDQYAEFLIQRYRSYLELLYVQGARKVALFGVSKLGCTPRMIASHGGGQRCAAEVNKAVEPFNKNLKALVSEFNTNFNDAKITYVDIFTSQTPLAYAALGFTETRKSCCTVESGEELCAADKPVCKFRRTYVYWDKVHSTEAANMFVANSAFAGVTAFPYSLALLAIL, encoded by the exons ATGGCCGGGGTAGTTTTCAAGGAATTGTTGTGGGTTATTACGGCAATGACGCTTACAATGGTCGAGGAGGCTCGTGCACAGCTAGTGCCTTGCTATTTCGTTTTCGGGGACTCAGTCTTCGACAACGGTAACAATAACGACTTGAATACCACCGTCAAAGTTAACTATTCACCTTATGGTATTGATTTTGCTAGAGGTCCTACCGGCCGGTTCAGCAACGGCCGTAATATTCCCGACTTTATCG CTGAACTAATGGGATTCAGTGATTACATTCCACCTTTCGCTGGGGCATCTCCTGAACAAGCTCACACTGGTATAAACTATGCTTCTGGTGCTGCCGGAATTCTCGAAGAGACTAGCTACCATATG GGCGATAGAATCAGTTTTGAGAAACAAATCGAGAATCACCAGAAGATTATAATGGCGGCGAGTGTGCCATCGGAGAAGCTGGAGAAATGCCTATACACAATTAATATTGGAAGCAATGATTATCTCAACAATTATTGCATGCAAGGTGATAAGTACAATAGTAGTCGCACATTCACTTACGATCAATATGCTGAATTCCTCATCCAACGTTATCGCTCTTATTTGGAG TTATTGTATGTCCAAGGAGCAAGGAAGGTGGCGTTGTTTGGGGTCAGTAAACTAGGGTGCACGCCGCGGATGATCGCTTCCCATGGTGGCGGTCAACGCTGCGCTGCTGAAGTGAACAAGGCTGTTGAACCATTCAACAAGAACCTCAAAGCTCTGGTCAGTGAATTTAACACAAACTTCAACGATGCTAAGATCACTTACGTTGATATCTTCACCAGTCAAACGCCTCTTGCGTATGCTGCCTTAG GGTTCACAGAAACACGAAAGAGTTGTTGTACGGTCGAATCAGGGGAAGAACTATGTGCGGCGGATAAACCTGTTTGTAAATTTCGAAGAACGTACGTGTACTGGGACAAAGTCCACAGCACTGAGGCAGCCAACATGTTTGTTGCAAATTCTGCGTTTGCTGGAGTCACTGCTTTTCCTTACAGCCTTGCTTTGCTTGCAATATTATAG
- the LOC108826500 gene encoding spermidine hydroxycinnamoyl transferase-like: MAPIILRNTYTIVPAEPTWTGRFPLAEWDQVGTITHVPTVYFYDKPSDSFQGNVVETLKHSLSRALFHFYPLAGRLRWLSRGRLELDCNAAGATLIVAESEAELSDFNNILGTPEFEKLVPQVNYKSPIETIPLFLAQVTKFKCGRISLSIRVSHAVVDGQSALHFMSEWGRIARGEPLKTIPFMDRKILWAGEPLPPFASSPQYEGKEFEEPPLLIGKTNCVEEREKETVVAMLKLSKIQLEKLRSRVNTSEYAEPARGFTRYETVTGHVWRCACKARGHSPEQPTGLVICVDVRSRVQPPLPRGYFGNATLDVVAESTSGELISNDLGFAAGKISKAIKNVTNEYVMTGIEYLKNHEDLKEFQDMHTLGRKEGPFYGNPNLGLVSWLTLPMYGLDYGWGQEVYMGPGTNDLDGNSLLLLDKNEDGSLILATCQQVAHMEAFKKHFYEDI; the protein is encoded by the exons ATGGCTCCCATTATTTTAAGAAACACTTACACAATAGTACCGGCTGAACCAACATGGACCGGTCGGTTTCCATTAGCCGAATGGGATCAAGTTGGCACAATAACTCACGTTCCCACAGTTTACTTCTACGACAAGCCATCTGACTCCTTCCAAGGCAATGTAGTCGAGACCCTAAAACACTCGTTGAGCCGTGCGCTATTCCATTTCTACCCTTTAGCTGGTCGTCTTCGGTGGCTCTCTCGCGGCCGGTTAGAGCTCGACTGTAATGCTGCCGGAGCGACCCTCATCGTAGCTGAATCCGAGGCAGAGCTTTCGGATTTCAACAATATCTTAGGGACGCCTGAATTCGAGAAACTTGTGCCACAAGTAAACTACAAATCCCCTATCGAAACAATCCCTCTCTTTTTAGCTCAGGTCACCAAATTCAAATGCGGCCGAATAAGCCTCAGCATCAGAGTTTCACATGCAGTCGTAGATGGACAAAGCGCGCTTCACTTCATGTCGGAATGGGGAAGAATCGCGCGTGGTGAACCACTTAAAACCATTCCATTTATGGACCGCAAAATCCTCTGGGCTGGTGAACCGCTTCCACCATTTGCTTCGTCTCCTCAGTACGAAGGTAAAGAGTTTGAAGAGCCGCCTTTACTGATCGGTAAAACGAACTGTgtagaagaaagagagaaggaaacGGTTGTGGCGATGCTAAAGCTAAGCAAAATACAGCTTGAGAAGCTTAGGAGTAGAGTGAATACAAGCGAATACGCTGAGCCGGCGAGAGGGTTTACAAGGTACGAGACGGTCACGGGACACGTATGGAGGTGCGCGTGTAAAGCACGTGGGCACTCGCCAGAGCAACCCACGGGTTTGGTAATCTGTGTAGATGTTCGTAGTAGGGTGCAGCCACCTCTGCCACGTGGCTACTTTGGCAATGCCACTCTTGATGTGGTCGCAGAAAGCACCTCAG GTGAACTGATATCGAATGACTTGGGCTTCGCGGCGGGAAAAATCAGTAAAGCCATAAAGAATGTTACAAACGAATACGTGATGACCGGGATAGAGTATCTAAAAAACCACGAGGATCTGAAAGAGTTTCAAGATATGCATACTCTGGGAAGAAAGGAAGGTCCATTTTATGGGAACCCTAATCTTGGACTTGTGAGCTGGTTAACTCTGCCAATGTACGGTCTTGATTACGGATGGGGCCAAGAGGTCTACATGGGACCAGGCACGAATGACCTCGATGGGAACTCCCTGCTATTGCTAGATAAAAATGAAGACGGCTCTCTAATTCTAGCCACTTGTCAACAAGTGGCTCACATGGAGGCCTTCAAGAAACACTTTTATGAAGATATATAG
- the LOC108823625 gene encoding mitochondrial outer membrane import complex protein METAXIN: MEGDQDTSDCTLVTRKPCFGLPTACPNCLPAYIYLKLAQLPFHLAFNSTFPDSEELPYFESGTYVAYNNEDGGVIEKLKKDGIVNLDSQLQSLPDYLSLKALIVSWLDEALRYEIWVGTEGICASKMYYSDLPWVIGKVLFYKQTYLAKNRLGLTKENAEQREKLIYKRASEAYEALSTRLGEQKFLFEDRPSSLDAFLLSHMLFTIQVLPETSVLRCKLLEHSNLVRYAEKLKSEFLEASSSSPSPPLHSFPSSFSGKSSKPKSKPKAEKSEEEKKFKKRARFFLAAQFIAVVIYVSVMGGVSSDEVEYEDDD; the protein is encoded by the exons ATGGAAGGCGATCAAGACACATCTGATTGCACTTTGGTAACGAGGAAGCCTTGCTTCGGTCTCCCAACGGCTTGCCCTAACTGCCTTCCCGCTTACATATACCTGAAACTAGCCCAGCTTCCTTTTCATCTTGCCTTCAATTCCACCTTCCCTGATTCAG aggAACTGCCATACTTTGAAAGTGGGACATATGTTGCATACAACAACGAAGACGGAGGGGTGATTGAGAAGCTGAAGAAAGATGGGATTGTTAATCTTGACTCTCAGCTCCAGTCTCTTCCTGATTATCTATCCTTGAAGGCTCTCATTGTGTCATGGCTTGATGAAGCGCTTAGGTATGAGATATGGGTTGGTACAGAGGGGATATGTGCTTCCAAGATGTACTACTCAGATCTTCCTTGGGTGATCGGCAAGGTCCTGTTTTATAAGCAGACGTATTTGGCCAAGAACCGTCTTGGACTCACCAAAGAAAACGCGGAGCAAAGAGAAAAACTG ATATACAAGAGGGCAAGTGAGGCGTATGAAGCTTTGTCGACTAGGTTAGGCGAGCAGAAGTTTCTCTTTGAAGACAG GCCGTCGAGTTTGGATGCTTTCCTTCTCTCACACATGCTTTTTACGATCCAAGTATTACCG GAAACATCAGTGCTTCGGTGCAAACTTCTGGAACATAGCAATCTTGTCAGATATGCTGAGAAACTCAAGTCAGAGTTCCTAGAAGCGTCTTCGTCATCTCCTTCCCCTCCGCTTCACTCATTCCCTTCCTCGTTTTCAGGAAAGA GTTCGAAGCCAAAGAGCAAACCAAAGGCAGAAAAGAGTGAAGAGGAGAAAAAATTCAAGAAGAGAGCGAGATTCTTCCTCGCTGCTCAGTTTATAGCAGTTGTTATTTACGTATCCGTGATGGGAGGAGTTAGTTCCGATGAAGTGGAGTATGAAGATGATGATTAG